In the Chryseobacterium sp. MYb264 genome, one interval contains:
- a CDS encoding cupin domain-containing protein — protein sequence MNRKTFVKTSAWALAFFPFTKINAMLISDLIPETYFFENDGVIPNSKYPLLVYRNAFSERGNSGAEWLESKFKANNWYNSWRYGIYPFHHYHSNTHEVLGIFQGSAEIMTGGPKGKKMKISAGDIIIIPAGVGHQCLSHSDDFTVVGAYPDGMEPDLVREDKSKYTTSVHTIEKVKIPSSDPLLGTKKGLIQIWK from the coding sequence ATGAACAGGAAAACATTTGTAAAAACTTCAGCATGGGCTTTGGCATTTTTTCCGTTCACAAAAATAAATGCAATGCTGATTTCAGATCTTATCCCCGAAACTTATTTTTTTGAGAACGACGGAGTCATTCCGAACAGCAAATATCCTCTTTTGGTGTATAGAAATGCTTTTTCAGAAAGAGGAAATTCTGGAGCGGAATGGCTTGAAAGTAAATTTAAAGCCAATAACTGGTACAATTCATGGCGATACGGAATTTATCCTTTTCACCATTACCATAGCAATACACATGAAGTTTTGGGTATTTTTCAAGGTTCTGCCGAGATCATGACCGGTGGTCCGAAAGGAAAAAAAATGAAAATTTCAGCAGGGGATATTATAATTATTCCTGCCGGTGTGGGGCATCAATGCCTCTCCCATTCAGATGACTTTACCGTGGTTGGCGCCTATCCTGATGGTATGGAACCAGACCTGGTACGTGAGGACAAGTCAAAATACACAACCTCCGTGCACACCATTGAAAAAGTAAAAATTCCTTCATCAGATCCTCTCTTAGGTACAAAAAAAGGCTTAATCCAAATTTGGAAATAA
- a CDS encoding DoxX family protein: protein MKDFKTAFFLLRLPIAISLLGHGLVRIPKLSVFSDWMVTTMGKSMIPQLIIIPFSYALPFIEIALGIILLIGWQFRNSIYASLILMSILIFGSCTIENWAAIEAQLLHAFYFFALFIFYEKFRTEEP from the coding sequence ATGAAAGATTTTAAAACCGCATTTTTCCTGCTGAGACTTCCTATAGCTATTTCACTATTGGGACATGGCCTGGTAAGAATACCCAAGCTTTCTGTTTTCAGCGACTGGATGGTAACCACTATGGGGAAGTCAATGATTCCACAGCTTATTATTATCCCGTTCAGCTATGCTCTGCCATTTATTGAAATCGCTTTGGGAATTATTTTACTCATTGGGTGGCAATTCAGAAACAGTATATATGCCTCACTGATCCTTATGAGTATTTTAATATTCGGAAGCTGTACCATTGAAAACTGGGCTGCCATAGAAGCTCAGCTGCTCCATGCATTCTATTTTTTCGCGTTGTTTATATTTTATGAAAAATTCAGAACGGAAGAACCGTAA